One window of the Brevundimonas goettingensis genome contains the following:
- the flgK gene encoding flagellar hook-associated protein FlgK, whose product MSLSSILNIANSGLATSQAQLRVVSDNVANVNTPGYVRKIADQVALTTEGVGSGVDIARVRLATDRFLQAASLNSSAEANRQDVKYELYDRIQTLFGDPGGDTGFFSQIDGIFSAFAATAENATSSPLRQEALFKTQALFDESARIAGQIQSVREDADGRVQTAVEKANDLLKQIETLNTDIAKALATNGDASGSETTQATLIGQLSELMDVKVTQRNNGGVTVRTSSGLLLAGAGAAKIEYRAAGSVNAESKFDDIYITEPGGQKRSLTDGLVSGEIKGLLETRDIEAPAAAERLGELMTHVADELNRAHNANSAVPAPQTLTGKNVGQTLETALAGFTGTTNIAVTNASGVVTTRVPIVFSGGTMTINGVAATPATFLTTLNTQLAGAATASFTDGKLSITAAGATDGVVIADDATSPSSKAGRGFSHYFGMNDLITADRPSNYDIGLTASSLHGFAAGETVILRFAEPDGTRLRDLTVTVPTGTGTMSELLTAMNNPVTGVGRYGTFSLDSTGSVVFKGNTDPAATMSVIKDTTTQVPSGVSMTELFGLGGGVRASRADGFKVRADISGNPAKLSLAQLNLSAAAGTTALASGDGRGALGLADAGQKTVSFQASGGSAAGQQSVSRYASDFSGDIGARAAAAKTRAASADAVHTEAQTRQTAYEGVNLDEELVNMTTFQQSFNASARLIQAVKDMYDTLLGMVQ is encoded by the coding sequence ATGTCGCTCAGCTCGATCCTGAACATCGCGAACAGCGGTCTGGCCACGTCCCAAGCCCAGCTGCGCGTGGTTTCCGACAACGTCGCCAACGTCAACACGCCCGGCTATGTCCGCAAGATCGCCGATCAGGTCGCCCTGACGACCGAAGGGGTCGGTTCGGGCGTCGACATCGCGCGCGTCCGTCTGGCCACCGACCGCTTCCTTCAGGCCGCCAGCCTGAACTCGTCGGCCGAGGCCAATCGCCAGGACGTGAAGTACGAACTCTATGACCGGATCCAGACCCTGTTCGGGGACCCGGGCGGGGACACGGGCTTCTTCTCCCAGATCGACGGCATCTTCTCCGCCTTCGCCGCGACGGCCGAGAACGCCACCTCCTCGCCGTTGCGGCAGGAAGCCCTGTTCAAGACCCAAGCCCTGTTCGACGAGTCCGCGCGCATCGCCGGCCAGATCCAGTCGGTGCGTGAAGACGCCGACGGCCGCGTCCAGACGGCCGTGGAGAAGGCCAACGACCTGCTCAAGCAGATCGAGACCCTGAACACCGACATCGCCAAGGCCCTGGCCACCAACGGCGACGCCTCGGGCTCGGAAACGACCCAGGCGACGCTGATCGGCCAGCTGTCCGAGCTGATGGACGTCAAGGTCACCCAGAGGAACAACGGCGGCGTCACCGTCCGCACCAGTTCGGGCTTGCTGCTGGCGGGCGCCGGTGCGGCGAAGATCGAGTATCGCGCGGCCGGCTCGGTCAATGCCGAGAGCAAGTTCGACGACATCTATATCACCGAGCCCGGCGGTCAGAAGCGCTCCCTGACCGACGGCCTGGTCTCGGGCGAGATCAAGGGCCTGCTGGAGACGCGTGACATCGAGGCCCCCGCCGCCGCCGAGCGTCTCGGCGAGTTGATGACCCATGTCGCGGACGAGTTGAACCGCGCCCACAACGCCAACTCCGCCGTCCCGGCGCCCCAGACCCTGACCGGCAAGAATGTCGGCCAGACGCTGGAGACGGCCCTGGCCGGCTTTACCGGAACGACCAATATCGCGGTGACCAATGCCTCGGGCGTGGTCACCACCCGGGTGCCGATCGTCTTCTCGGGCGGGACCATGACGATCAACGGCGTCGCCGCCACGCCCGCGACCTTCCTCACGACGCTGAACACCCAGCTGGCCGGCGCCGCGACCGCCAGCTTCACCGACGGCAAGCTCAGCATCACGGCGGCCGGGGCCACCGACGGCGTCGTCATCGCCGACGACGCGACCTCGCCCAGCAGCAAGGCGGGCAGGGGCTTCTCCCACTATTTCGGGATGAACGATCTGATCACCGCGGATCGCCCGTCGAACTATGACATCGGCCTGACCGCCAGCTCCCTGCACGGCTTCGCGGCGGGCGAGACGGTGATCCTGCGGTTCGCCGAGCCGGACGGCACGCGCCTGCGCGACCTCACGGTGACGGTGCCGACCGGGACGGGCACGATGTCCGAACTGCTGACGGCGATGAACAACCCCGTGACCGGTGTGGGCCGCTACGGGACCTTCAGCCTGGATTCCACCGGATCGGTGGTTTTCAAGGGCAATACCGACCCGGCCGCGACGATGAGCGTCATCAAGGACACCACCACCCAGGTCCCATCCGGCGTCTCCATGACCGAGCTGTTCGGCCTGGGCGGCGGGGTGCGGGCCTCGCGCGCCGACGGTTTCAAGGTGCGGGCCGACATTTCGGGCAATCCGGCCAAGTTGTCGCTGGCCCAGCTGAACCTGTCGGCGGCCGCCGGGACCACGGCCCTGGCCTCCGGCGACGGTCGCGGGGCCCTGGGTCTGGCCGACGCCGGCCAGAAGACGGTGAGCTTCCAGGCCAGCGGCGGCTCGGCCGCGGGCCAGCAGTCTGTGTCGCGCTACGCCTCGGACTTCTCGGGCGACATCGGCGCGCGCGCCGCGGCGGCCAAGACCCGCGCCGCCAGCGCCGATGCGGTCCACACCGAGGCCCAGACGCGCCAGACGGCCTATGAGGGCGTCAATCTGGACGAGGAGCTGGTCAACATGACCACCTTCCAGCAGTCCTTCAACGCTTCCGCCCGCCTCATTCAGGCGGTCAAGGACATGTACGACACGCTTCTGGGGATGGTCCAATGA